One part of the Halobacteriovorax vibrionivorans genome encodes these proteins:
- a CDS encoding SAM-dependent methyltransferase: MKYGTLYLIATPIDEVNPLESEAKALMLKACDDADNSLFLIEDLKPCRRRWIRFGLDRSFIDDFILFNEHTQRDIEQDIITQIQNGKNAYLMSDGGLPAFCDPGQKLVKKCHELGIRVTCTPHSNSISLAVALSGIDCSNFTFAGFPPRKPDERKNYLTNLKKVKMPKVLMDTPYRLTRLIEESLEVFGDTTAFIGMELNGEEEELLYGKLSKLLKKVNGLKKEFILIIK, translated from the coding sequence ATGAAATATGGAACTCTATACTTAATTGCAACACCGATTGATGAAGTTAATCCCCTTGAGTCAGAGGCGAAGGCATTAATGCTTAAGGCCTGTGATGATGCTGATAATAGTCTTTTTTTAATTGAAGACCTAAAGCCATGTCGAAGACGATGGATTCGCTTTGGCTTAGATCGCTCTTTCATTGATGATTTTATCCTTTTTAATGAACATACCCAACGTGATATTGAGCAAGATATTATTACACAAATTCAAAATGGAAAGAACGCATACCTGATGAGTGATGGAGGACTTCCGGCCTTTTGTGATCCAGGTCAAAAGCTTGTGAAGAAGTGTCACGAACTCGGCATTCGCGTTACTTGTACCCCTCATAGTAATTCTATTTCTTTGGCCGTTGCTCTAAGTGGCATTGATTGTTCTAATTTTACGTTTGCTGGCTTTCCTCCACGTAAACCTGATGAGCGAAAGAATTATTTAACTAATCTGAAAAAGGTGAAAATGCCTAAAGTTTTGATGGATACTCCCTATCGTCTCACAAGATTAATCGAGGAGAGTTTAGAGGTCTTTGGGGATACAACGGCATTTATTGGGATGGAGCTTAACGGTGAAGAGGAAGAATTACTCTACGGTAAGCTATCGAAATTACTTAAGAAAGTGAACGGTTTAAAGAAAGAGTTCATTCTTATTATTAAATAA
- a CDS encoding beta/alpha barrel domain-containing protein: MNNTKSATQDRKLEHIQLTAKSQTLAATSDKRFYYEPLFSGNAQELDLGIEFAGFSLKLPLWISSMTGGTGIAGKINENLARACGEFGIGMGLGSCRKLLDSDEFLDDFHVKSLANNSPVFANLGIAQLEELIDKNELSKVDRLVTKLNADGLIIHINPSQEWFQPEGDIIKRAPLETIETCVEYFKFPIIVKEVGQGMGPRTLKALMMMDLCAIEFASFGGTNFSKLEYLRNSNNLTVHEPLCHVGHTALEMVHMTNDLIDELGSAAKCKNFIISGGIKSYLDGHYLCKLSKGCAIFAMASEFLKTAMVDYESVQQQVREIKKGLNFANSFLSVRREH, encoded by the coding sequence ATGAATAACACAAAATCGGCCACTCAAGACCGTAAGCTTGAGCACATTCAATTAACTGCAAAATCACAAACTCTAGCGGCAACAAGTGATAAGAGATTCTATTATGAGCCTCTTTTCAGCGGTAATGCTCAGGAGCTTGATCTAGGAATTGAATTTGCAGGATTTAGTTTAAAGCTTCCACTGTGGATTTCTTCCATGACTGGCGGAACTGGGATTGCAGGTAAGATCAATGAGAATCTGGCCCGTGCATGTGGAGAGTTCGGTATTGGGATGGGCCTTGGTTCTTGCCGTAAGTTACTCGATAGCGATGAATTCCTTGATGATTTTCACGTTAAGTCCTTGGCCAATAATTCACCTGTTTTTGCAAATCTAGGTATTGCTCAATTAGAAGAGTTAATTGATAAGAATGAACTTTCAAAAGTGGATCGTCTCGTCACTAAATTAAATGCAGATGGATTGATCATTCATATAAACCCTTCCCAAGAATGGTTTCAACCAGAAGGGGATATCATTAAAAGAGCTCCTCTTGAAACAATTGAAACTTGTGTTGAATATTTTAAGTTTCCAATAATTGTAAAAGAAGTTGGACAGGGAATGGGGCCACGTACTCTAAAGGCCCTAATGATGATGGACCTATGTGCGATCGAGTTTGCTTCATTTGGTGGGACAAACTTTTCAAAATTAGAATATCTTAGAAATTCTAACAACTTAACAGTTCATGAACCATTGTGTCATGTTGGCCATACTGCCCTTGAAATGGTACATATGACCAACGATTTAATTGACGAGTTAGGTAGTGCTGCTAAGTGTAAGAATTTTATAATCTCTGGTGGGATTAAGTCATATTTAGATGGCCATTATTTATGTAAGTTATCCAAAGGATGCGCTATTTTTGCCATGGCAAGTGAGTTTTTAAAAACTGCTATGGTGGATTATGAGAGTGTTCAGCAACAAGTTAGGGAAATTAAAAAAGGCCTTAACTTTGCTAATTCATTTCTTAGTGTGAGGAGAGAACATTGA
- a CDS encoding hydroxymethylglutaryl-CoA reductase, degradative has translation MKLIQGFSKLSKEQKVQFIANRLSNDGQDQNIDAQKVKEQLLSFWHSDKKLQSTFDEFSENTITNFYLPYGLVPNFVLNNEVYTVPMVIEESSVVAALSKAAKFWSTRGGFKAEVIASEKIGQVHFIYEGDKESLKSFFEDKKIDILNSLAPITVNMDKRGGGVRSIELVDLTDKEENYYQIKMSFETCDAMGANFINSVLEAVGKYLEDSLGEDVQVVMCILSNYTPDCRVRAWVECPIEDLAEKSIGMDTATFASKFARAVRIAHIDPHRATTHNKGIFNGIDGVVIATGNDFRAVEACGHTYAARDGQYRSLTNCKVENGNFYFEIDIPMALGTVGGLTKLHPLAKMSLDILERPSANKLMMIAATVGLAQNFAALKSLVTSGIQKGHMKMHLMNILGQLEATTTEKEQIVNHFADKVVSFSAVREELNNLRS, from the coding sequence TTGAAATTGATTCAAGGTTTTTCAAAACTATCAAAAGAACAAAAGGTCCAGTTTATTGCAAACCGCTTATCAAATGATGGCCAAGATCAGAATATCGATGCACAAAAAGTGAAAGAACAATTACTTTCATTTTGGCATTCTGATAAGAAGCTACAATCTACTTTTGATGAGTTCTCAGAAAATACAATTACAAATTTCTATCTACCATATGGCCTAGTTCCTAATTTCGTTCTTAATAACGAAGTTTATACAGTTCCAATGGTTATTGAAGAGAGTTCTGTTGTTGCAGCCTTATCTAAGGCCGCAAAGTTTTGGTCAACTCGCGGTGGTTTTAAGGCCGAAGTTATTGCAAGCGAAAAGATTGGCCAGGTCCACTTTATCTACGAAGGAGATAAAGAGAGCTTAAAGTCTTTTTTTGAAGATAAGAAAATCGATATCCTAAATTCACTTGCACCAATCACTGTAAATATGGATAAGCGTGGTGGTGGAGTACGATCTATTGAGTTAGTTGATCTAACAGATAAAGAAGAAAATTATTATCAAATAAAAATGTCGTTTGAAACATGCGATGCCATGGGTGCTAATTTCATTAATTCAGTTCTAGAAGCTGTAGGTAAGTACCTTGAAGACTCGCTTGGTGAAGATGTACAGGTCGTCATGTGTATACTTTCAAATTATACGCCTGATTGTCGTGTGAGAGCATGGGTTGAATGTCCAATTGAGGATCTTGCTGAAAAATCGATTGGTATGGATACTGCTACTTTCGCATCAAAGTTTGCACGAGCAGTAAGAATTGCTCATATTGATCCACACCGTGCCACAACTCACAATAAAGGAATCTTTAATGGGATTGATGGAGTTGTTATAGCAACTGGTAATGACTTCAGAGCAGTTGAAGCATGTGGACATACATATGCAGCTCGTGATGGACAATACCGATCACTAACAAATTGCAAAGTAGAAAACGGGAACTTCTATTTTGAAATTGATATTCCAATGGCCCTTGGAACGGTTGGAGGACTGACAAAACTCCATCCTCTAGCAAAGATGTCTCTTGATATCTTAGAGCGACCAAGTGCTAATAAGCTAATGATGATTGCTGCAACAGTTGGCCTTGCCCAAAATTTTGCGGCCCTTAAAAGTCTTGTTACAAGTGGAATTCAAAAAGGGCATATGAAAATGCACCTAATGAATATTCTGGGACAACTTGAAGCAACAACAACTGAAAAAGAGCAAATTGTTAATCATTTTGCTGATAAGGTTGTTTCATTTAGCGCAGTAAGAGAAGAGTTAAATAATTTAAGAAGTTAG
- a CDS encoding GYDIA family GHMP kinase, whose amino-acid sequence MNTTHTSNNILKYLEGEQFLELPKNGQLYFGHGKLLLSGEYFVLDGAKALGLPTTVGQSLRVQYSSSFDPKLYWKSYDPAGKLWFEVTFEFWHFNILNENPTKEMIVLQQMLRQARRQNKHFLRDGVDVHVVTQLGFPLEWGLGSSSTLIHNIADWAMISPFELAFNTLGGSGYDIACAQSEEPIIYQKGGEGPNWSPIEFNPSFKNNLYFIYLGHKKNSRDAIEYYNELRPHSPEIINTISELSMQMATANTQEEFNFLIRAHEDIVSSHLKLSPIKKEAFSDFDGEIKSLGAWGGDFILASSNGPRKYVKNYFDQKGLKVCIPYRELIVETQTPSEIKNVH is encoded by the coding sequence ATGAACACAACACACACTAGTAATAATATCCTTAAGTATTTGGAAGGGGAGCAATTTCTTGAGCTTCCTAAAAACGGCCAATTATATTTTGGCCACGGAAAGCTTCTGCTTTCTGGGGAGTACTTTGTTTTAGATGGTGCTAAGGCACTGGGCCTACCTACTACAGTAGGGCAGTCTTTAAGAGTTCAATACTCTTCTTCATTTGATCCTAAGTTATATTGGAAGTCCTATGATCCAGCTGGAAAGCTTTGGTTTGAAGTAACTTTTGAATTTTGGCATTTCAATATTCTAAATGAAAACCCTACAAAAGAGATGATTGTCTTACAACAAATGTTAAGACAAGCAAGAAGACAGAATAAGCATTTCTTAAGAGATGGTGTTGATGTTCATGTTGTAACACAACTTGGTTTCCCACTCGAATGGGGATTAGGGTCTTCTTCTACTTTAATTCATAATATTGCTGATTGGGCCATGATTTCGCCATTTGAACTTGCCTTTAATACTTTAGGTGGTTCTGGGTATGATATTGCATGTGCACAAAGTGAAGAGCCAATTATTTATCAAAAAGGTGGAGAAGGACCAAATTGGTCTCCTATCGAATTTAATCCAAGTTTTAAAAATAACCTCTACTTCATTTATCTTGGACACAAGAAGAATTCTCGTGATGCTATTGAGTATTACAACGAGCTACGTCCACATTCGCCAGAGATTATTAATACAATCAGTGAACTATCTATGCAGATGGCCACTGCAAATACTCAAGAAGAATTTAATTTCTTAATTCGTGCTCATGAAGATATCGTGAGTTCTCATCTAAAGCTTAGCCCAATTAAGAAAGAGGCCTTTAGTGATTTTGATGGAGAAATTAAATCTCTAGGTGCATGGGGTGGGGACTTTATTCTTGCATCAAGTAATGGACCACGCAAGTATGTGAAAAACTACTTCGATCAAAAAGGTCTGAAAGTTTGTATTCCATATCGTGAATTAATTGTTGAAACTCAAACACCAAGTGAAATTAAAAATGTCCACTAA
- the mvaD gene encoding diphosphomevalonate decarboxylase — translation MSTNFTLIDFDIDKLDNGLEFTVKSPSNIALIKYWGKYGEQLPSNPSLSVTLNNAYTQTTYKIQRSSEFELDFKFESKPNDKFKQRVEKFFKRAAVVFPFIENIKVEMDSHNSFPHSSGIASSAASMANFASALCEIEKVVTNEDHDEEYYLMKASFMARLGSGSASRSIYPKMAIWGKSVLGSSQDYAIVHDQFDEIFEGICDSIAIVSSKEKSVSSTAGHALMNEHPFAKTRFMNASNNFNKLLFALKTGDFNTFAKIVESEALELHGLMMNSDPSFILMEPNTLEIINRIREFRVQTNCAICFTLDAGPNVHIMYLKKDEKQAKEFIDQEVKSLCADSLVIHDHMGNGVIVER, via the coding sequence ATGTCCACTAATTTTACTCTGATTGATTTTGATATTGATAAATTAGATAATGGACTTGAATTTACAGTTAAGAGTCCATCAAATATTGCCTTGATAAAGTATTGGGGAAAGTATGGTGAGCAATTACCTTCAAACCCTTCTTTAAGTGTAACCTTAAATAATGCTTATACTCAAACGACATATAAAATTCAAAGATCCTCAGAATTTGAACTTGATTTTAAATTTGAATCAAAACCAAATGATAAATTTAAGCAAAGGGTAGAGAAGTTCTTTAAAAGGGCCGCTGTTGTTTTTCCTTTTATAGAAAATATCAAAGTTGAAATGGATTCTCACAACTCATTTCCTCACTCTTCTGGTATCGCTTCTTCGGCCGCATCAATGGCCAACTTTGCAAGTGCTCTTTGTGAAATAGAAAAAGTCGTTACAAATGAAGACCATGATGAAGAATATTATTTAATGAAGGCCTCATTCATGGCCCGTCTTGGTTCAGGAAGTGCGAGCCGATCAATATACCCAAAGATGGCAATCTGGGGAAAGTCAGTTCTTGGTAGCTCTCAAGACTACGCTATCGTTCACGATCAATTTGATGAAATCTTTGAAGGAATTTGTGATTCAATCGCAATTGTAAGTAGCAAGGAAAAGTCAGTAAGTTCAACTGCTGGTCATGCTCTTATGAATGAGCATCCTTTTGCTAAGACACGTTTTATGAATGCTAGTAATAACTTTAATAAGTTACTATTTGCTCTTAAAACAGGTGACTTTAATACTTTTGCAAAAATTGTTGAAAGTGAGGCCCTAGAGCTTCATGGGCTTATGATGAATTCTGATCCATCTTTTATTTTAATGGAGCCTAATACTTTAGAAATTATAAATCGTATTAGAGAGTTTCGAGTTCAAACAAATTGTGCAATCTGCTTCACTTTAGATGCTGGCCCTAATGTACATATTATGTATCTTAAAAAAGATGAGAAACAGGCCAAAGAGTTCATCGACCAAGAAGTTAAGTCTCTATGTGCCGACTCTCTTGTTATCCATGATCATATGGGTAATGGTGTGATCGTAGAAAGATAA
- a CDS encoding mevalonate kinase family protein, with protein sequence MEGGNSFNAKILLFGEYSIIRSSKALAMPYSLFDGKLNFPDEQGAGIDSELTAFSQYLKQQHDKGNLSFDFDHQSFSFDISSGLRFKSTIPQGYGVGSSGALCAAVFDRYAKIQDDQKNDISFLKECFKEMESHFHGSSSGVDPLISYLNVALLIDSQKQLTEVFLDKKTDGPGVFLLNTGRARRTEPLVNLFMEKCSSKDFAYLCDRVLTPISDECIQHYINNDKEALWKKFKELSAFQFEHFNPMIPALYRDLWTKGLETDRFYLKLCGAGGGGFLLGLAPNLNDLPQELKGNEVRPV encoded by the coding sequence ATGGAAGGTGGAAATTCTTTTAACGCTAAAATCCTACTCTTTGGAGAATATAGTATCATTAGATCTTCAAAGGCCTTGGCAATGCCTTATTCTCTTTTTGATGGAAAACTAAACTTTCCTGATGAGCAAGGCGCTGGAATTGATTCTGAGCTAACTGCTTTTTCGCAATATCTTAAACAACAACATGACAAAGGCAATCTTAGCTTTGATTTTGATCATCAGTCTTTCTCATTTGATATTTCAAGTGGACTACGTTTTAAAAGTACAATTCCACAAGGCTATGGAGTTGGGAGCTCAGGTGCTCTTTGTGCTGCTGTATTTGATCGCTATGCTAAAATTCAGGACGATCAAAAGAATGATATTTCTTTTCTAAAAGAATGTTTTAAGGAAATGGAATCTCACTTTCATGGTTCATCTTCAGGGGTTGACCCACTCATTAGTTATTTAAATGTAGCACTGTTAATTGATAGTCAGAAACAACTTACAGAAGTATTTCTTGATAAGAAAACAGATGGGCCAGGAGTATTTCTACTAAATACAGGACGTGCTCGAAGAACAGAGCCTCTTGTTAATCTCTTTATGGAGAAATGCTCGTCAAAAGATTTTGCTTATCTATGTGATCGCGTATTAACGCCAATTTCAGATGAGTGTATTCAACACTATATTAATAATGATAAAGAGGCACTTTGGAAGAAGTTTAAGGAATTGTCAGCATTTCAATTTGAACATTTTAATCCAATGATTCCTGCTCTCTATCGTGACCTATGGACTAAAGGCCTAGAAACTGATCGTTTCTATTTAAAACTTTGTGGAGCTGGTGGCGGTGGCTTCTTATTAGGACTTGCCCCCAATTTAAATGATCTTCCACAAGAGCTTAAAGGCAATGAAGTTCGTCCTGTTTAA
- a CDS encoding enoyl-CoA hydratase-related protein — MNNSNSNQSILNYNTLNVSLTRQTRTCFVTIANDQKFFNTSTYLKELEDLFDWLSNKVEINSVVFKFASEDIELFKKEELRFFDEKTLGNTLQLLARLSWAQVLLPQTVLWSFQKSACPFSLELAMGGDIRYCAPSFSVAFDQLNKGITPMGGMNTLTNEKGNSAKIMQFLLSSQNVGADALISAGLIGKTLFDENEIEDIVSRIAKQSPMARIQTKRSFNNELIKKMEEVLLEEITFANSTIATGDFKNYANDKKFTNPREFARVLRDSPTVAEAM; from the coding sequence ATGAATAACTCTAATTCAAATCAAAGTATTCTCAATTACAACACCCTAAATGTTTCACTAACAAGACAAACAAGAACATGTTTTGTAACAATTGCTAATGACCAAAAGTTTTTTAATACATCGACATACCTAAAAGAACTCGAAGACTTATTTGACTGGCTTTCTAATAAAGTAGAAATCAACTCAGTCGTTTTTAAATTTGCAAGTGAAGATATTGAATTATTTAAAAAAGAAGAACTAAGGTTTTTTGATGAAAAAACTCTTGGTAATACTTTACAACTTCTTGCCCGCTTAAGCTGGGCCCAAGTTCTTCTACCACAAACAGTATTGTGGTCATTTCAAAAGTCTGCTTGTCCATTTAGCCTTGAGCTAGCAATGGGTGGTGATATTCGCTACTGTGCCCCATCATTTAGTGTAGCATTTGATCAATTAAACAAAGGCATCACACCGATGGGTGGTATGAACACATTAACAAATGAAAAAGGTAATAGTGCAAAGATTATGCAATTTCTTCTTTCATCTCAAAACGTTGGTGCAGACGCCCTAATTAGTGCAGGCCTAATCGGAAAAACACTTTTTGATGAAAACGAAATTGAAGATATTGTCTCAAGAATTGCGAAGCAATCTCCAATGGCAAGAATTCAAACAAAGCGTTCATTTAATAATGAACTGATCAAAAAGATGGAAGAAGTACTTCTTGAAGAAATCACTTTTGCTAATTCAACAATAGCTACTGGCGACTTCAAAAATTATGCAAATGACAAGAAATTCACTAATCCTAGAGAGTTTGCAAGAGTATTAAGAGACTCTCCTACAGTTGCAGAGGCCATGTAA